DNA from Hyalangium gracile:
CCGTCTCCTGATCCTTGGCCACCACCGTCGTCTTCGCGCTGCGCTTGGAGGTGGTGGGGCCGAGCACCGGATCGCTGGAGGCGATCTCCTCCGTCTGCTCGGTGATGACCAGGCGGATGAAGTCGCTCTCGTTGATCTGCGGCTTGACGGTGAGCTTCAGCTCCACGTTCTGGCGGGTGATGGGGGCGAACAGCGAGCCCAGGCCGCCGAGGCTGCCGAGCAGGGAGTTGGTGCCGGTGGTGCCGGTGGTGCCGGTGCCCAGGCCGCCCAGGCCGCCCAGCGAGCTGGGCGAGAAGCCGGCCTGGAAGGGCACGTTCTGGCCCACGGTGATCTCCGCCTCCTCGTTGTCGCTGGTGAGGATGTGCGGGGTGGAGAGCACGTTCACGTCCGAGCTCTGCTGCAGCGCGTGCAGCACCACGCCGAAGGCGGGGATGTCGATGCCCAGCTTCTGCAATTCGGGGATGACGGGGCCCTGCAGGCCCGCCAGGAAGCCGCCGAAGCTGGCCAGGTTCGCCAGCGAGAACGAGGGCGGCAGGCCCTGGCTGGTGTACTTGGTGCCGAACAGGCCCGGCACCGCGCCCTGGTCCGTGTTCAGCTTGTAGCCGCTGTGGAAGTTGATGCCGAACTCGGAGTTGCGGTCCAGGTTGACCTCCATGATGACGGCCTCGACGAAGACCTGGCGCCGCGGGATGTCCAGCTGCTCGATGACGCGGACGATGTTCTTGAAGTCCGACTGGCTGGCGACGATGACCAGCGCGTTGGTGGACTTGTCCGCGGAGATCTTCACCTCGCCGGAGAACAGCTCGGCGGCCACCGTGGGGTTGCGGATGCCACCGCCCGGGGGCGGCTGCGGGGTGGGCGTGCGCGGCCGGTTGGCGGTGCCCTGCGCCAGCGACTGCAGCGTGCTGGCCAGCTCCTCGGCGTCCGCGTTCTCCAGCGGGTAGACGTTGATGCGGCCGCCCGACTCGGTGGGCACGTCCACCTCGCGGACGATCTGCTGGATGCGCTCGAAGGCGGCGGGGCTGGCCACGATGATGAGCTTGTTGGTGCGCTCATCCGGGATGATCTGCGACAGCGTCACCGCGCCACCGCTGTCCTGCCCGCCGGCGGCGGCGACCTCGCCCGGAGGCGCGCCCGGGGAGACGCTGGGCACGAAGCCACCGGTGCGCTGGCCCGGGCGGGACTTGGCCTCGAAGAGCTTCTGCACCGTGCTGGCCACCTCCTGCGCGGTGGCGAACTGCACCTGGATGACGCGCAGCTCGTCGCTGGAGGCGCGCGTGTCCAGCTGGTTGATGATGCGCTCCAGGCGGTGCATGTTGGAGCCCACGTCGTTGACGATGACGGTGTCCGGCGGGTACGGGATGGTGTCGCCGTCCTTGGAGACCAGCTGCTGGAGCACCCCGCGCAGCGGCTCCACCTCGACGTAGCGGATCTTGAAGAGCTTGGTCACCATCTGCTCGTTCGTCGTGTACGGCGTCTCGCCGTCCACGATCGTCGGGATGGGGTTCTGCTTGGCCGAGCGCTTGTCGACGATCTTCAGGAAGCGGCCGTGCGGGTAGACGGCCAGGCCGTTGGAGTCGAGCGCGGCGAGGAACGCGGCGTAGAAGGAGTCCGCGTCCACCTCCACCCGCCCGTTCTCCGGGCCGATGATGGAGATCTTCCCGCGCACGTTCTCCGGGAGGATGAACGTCTTGCAGGTGGCGTCCGAGACGGTCTGCACCAGCTTCTCGATGTCCACCTTGTCGAAGTAGATGCCGTAGCGGGCGCGGCGGCGGGCCTCCTCGCAGGTGGGCGTGGTGCGCCCCTCCGCCTTCGGAGCGCCTTCGCCGCTGGCGACGACGCCAGGAGCGGGCTGCGGGTTGATCTGTCGGTCCCCTTGAGCAGGGGTGCCAGCGGGCGGCGGGCGGCGCTGCGCCAGGGCGGGCGAGGAAGCCAGCGCAAGGCAAAGCAGGAGCGACCAGGGCGAGAGCGTCTTCATGGAAGGGCTTGCACTGCGGGGGTTAACGGACGTTGTACGTCTTGCGGATCGGCGTGCCGTTGCGCTCGATCTCGATCTCGATGCGGGAGGATTCCTTGAGCTTCGAGTAGACCTCGAGCGCCTTCTCGGGGCTGTTCAGGTCGAAGCCGTTGATGCGGCGGATGACGTCGCCGTTCTGGACGCCGATCTTCGAATAGATGGAGTCCGGGCGGATGGAGAAGAGCTTGAAGCCCTGGGCCTGCCCGTCCTTGAAGGCCGGCACGATGCGCGCCTGCATGGCCACCTCGTTGAGGTTGGCCAGCGTCTTGTCGATCTCTCCGCGCGGCACCTCGTACTCGTTCTCGCTGGTGGCGCGGATGCCCGTGCCCAGCCCGCTGTTGGGCGCGGGCGTGGCGGCGGCCACCGGAGGCGGCGTGAAGGCGGGCGCCGGCGTGCTGCCGTCACCCGGCTGGCCGTCGATGAACTCCTTGCGGCTGTTGTTGATGACGATGACGCGCTCGCGCTGGATGTCCGTGACTTCCGCGCCCTGGATGCGGTCGCCGACCATGTACGTCTGCGAGCGCTGGGTGACCATGTCCTGCACGGAGGCGAAGGACCAGTTCTTGTCGGAGGCCACCAGCGTGCCGAGCAGCTTCACGCGCAGGCCGCTCTTCACCGGCTCGGCGTTGTCGTCGTACGTGGGCGTCGCCGCGGTGGGCTCCTGCACCACGGGCTCGGGCTCGGGGATCTTGATGCCCGTCAGCCGGGACAGGGCCTCCAGCTCCAGCGAGGCCAGCCGCTCGGCTTCCTTGACGCGCTGAGGGGTGCGCGCCGCTGGTTCCGTGCTGGCCTCCGGCGCGATCTTGGATTCCACGAACAGGTTCGCCGTGCGCGCCACCATCCAGGCGACGAGCAGGATGAACACGAGGTTCACGGTCCAGAAGTACTTGCGGAAGAAGAGTTCCATCAGGGAGTCCAGGGGAAGCTACGGGGGATTGAGCAAGCCGGGTGCCACTCCAGGGGCGGCAAACAGCCCGTGGCCTACGGCCAAGTGCTCGAAATTATTCCAGGTGGGGGCGACACCCGGGGCGGGCGGGCAGGGGGTGCCGGGGCTTCGGACAATTTGTCAAAACCGGGCGGGGGAGGGTGTGACGGGCTGTCATTCGTCCTGGGAGGGCGGCTCCCGCTCCTCGGGGGCGTCCGGCTCTCGCTCGGAGGGCAGGCCCGAGGCCTCGCGCTCCAGCTTGCGGTAGATGGTGCGCGCGGCGATGCCGAGCAGGCGGGCGGCCAGCGTCTTGTCCCCCTTGGTGTGGCGCAGCGTCTCGTGGATCACCCGGCGCTCGACTTCCTCCATGGGGGTGCCGATGGGGATGATCAGCTGGCCCGCCGAGCCCAGGGGGCCCTTGCGCACGCTCTCGGGCAGGTCGCTGGCCTCCAGCACCTCGCCCCGGGCCAGGACGACCGCGCGCTCCACGGCGTGCTCGAGCTCTCGCACGTTTCCCGGCCAGGCGTAGTTCTCCAGGATGCGCAGGGCCTCCTCGGAGAAGCCGCGCAGCGACTTGCTGTTCTTGGCGGCGAAGCGGCGCAGGAAGGCGTCCGCCAGCAGGGGGATGTCCTCGCGGCGCGAGGCCAGCGCGGGGACGCGGATCTCCACCACGTTGAGGCGGTAGTACAGGTCCTCGCGGAAGCGGCCCTCGGCCACCTCCTTCTGGAGATCCTTGTTGGTGGCGGCCACCAGGCGCACGTCCACCTTCACCGTCTGGGTGCCACCCAGCCGTTCGATCTCTCCCTCCTGGAGCACGCGCAAGAGCTTCACCTGGGCCGACAGCGGCATCTCTCCGACTTCATCCAGGAAGAGGGTGCCGCCGTGGGCGCGCTCGAAGCGGCCCTCGCGGCGAGCCACCGCGCCGGTGTAGGCGCCGCGCTCCACGCCGAACAGCTCCGCCTCGAGGATGCTCTCGGGCAGGGCGGCGCAGTTGACGGCGATGAAGGGGCCCTTGGCGCGGGTGGAGTGCTCGTGCAGGGCGCGGGCGGCCAGCTCCTTGCCGGTGCCGGACTCGCCGATCAGCAGCACGGTGGCCGTGGAGGGCGCGGCCTGGCGCAGCGTGTCCATCATGGCCCGGAAGGCCGGGGACTGGCCCACCATGGCCTTGCCGCCCGAGGCGCCGATCTCCGCCAGCTTCGCCTTGAGGGACTTGTTCTCCGCGACGAGGGCCTGCTTCTCCAGCGCCTTCTGCACGGCCTTCACCAGCGAGTGGCGCTTGAGCGGCTTGGTGATGAAGTCGTAGGCGCCGTCCTTCATGGCGGCCACGGCCGTCTCCACCGTGGCGTAGGCCGTCATCAGCACCACCTCCACGTCCGGGCGGATGGCGCGCGCGGCCTTGAGCAGCTCCTGGCCGTCCATGCCGGGCATCATCAGATCCGTCACCATGACGCTGACCTCGGGCTTGCGCAGCAAGTCCAGGGCTTCGGTGCCATTAGAGGCGGAGAGGGTGGCGAGCCCCTCTCGCTGGAAGATGCGGGCGACGGAGTCGAGATTGGCGCGGTCGTCGTCAACGACCAGGACCGTGGCGGTAGTCATGGGGGCAGGACCTCTTTACCACGGTCCTGCAATACGCATTCCCCGATTCTCGGTGTATCATGAAATATTGATTTACTCAGATTTCCGCCGCGCTCCCTATGTTGACTCTGCCCGGTTACACGCTTCGAGGTGCTGTGAGGGCCACGGGCACCCACCTGCTCTGCTACGGGGTGCGTGAGCGGGACGGCGCGTCGGTGATGCTCAAGACGCCCACGTCCGTCTCTCCGGCCCCGCGTGAGGCCGAGCGCTATCGCCGCGAGTTCCGGATCCTCCAGCGCCTGCGTGACGTGCGGGGCGTGGCCCGCGTCGTCGGCTACGAGCAGATCCAGGACCGGCCCGTGCTCCTGATGGAGCCGGTGGAGGGGGTGCCGCTGTCCGAGCTGACGGGGCGGCCGCTCGCGGTGGCCCAGGCCCTGGACGTGGCCGTCTCCCTGGCCAGCACCCTGGCCGCGCTCCACCGGCGCGGCGTCATCCACAAGGACATCAAGCCCGCCCACATCCTCGTCACGCCCTCGGGTGAGACATGTCTCATCGACTTCGGGATCGCGACGTTCCAGCTCGTCGAGCACGTGGAGGCGGCCCCCGCGCCCCACATCGAAGGGACGCTGGCGTACATGTCTCCGGAGCAGACCGGGCGCATGAACCGGTCGGTGGACTACCGCACGGATCTGTACTCGCTGGGCGTCACCCTCTACGAGCTGCTGGCGGGGAGCCTGCCGTTCCAGGCGAGCGACGCGCTCGAGTGGTTCCATGCCCACATGGCGCGGGTGCCTCCGCCGCTGAGCGAGCGGGTGCCGGGCCTGCCGCCCATCCTGTCCGCCATCGTGTCGAAGCTGTTGGCGAAGGTCGCCGAGGAGCGCTACCAGAGCGCGGAGGGGCTCAAGGCGGATCTCGATCGCTGCCAGGAGAGCGTGCGCCGGGGCGTGCACGAGGACTTCGCGATCGGCGGGCATGACTTCCCCAACCGCTTCCAGCTCCCGCAGCGCCTGTACGGGCGGGACACGCACGCCGCCCTGCTGCTCCAGAGCTTCGAGCGCGTGGCGCGGGCCGGGAAGCCAGAGCTGGTGCTGGTGCGCGGCTACTCGGGCATCGGCAAGTCCGCGGTGGTGAACGAGCTGCACAAGCCGGTGGTGCGCCAGCGCGGGTTCTTCCTCAGCGGCAAGTTCGATCAGCTCCAGCGCAACATCCCCTATGCCACGCTGGCGCAGGCCCTCCGCGGGCTGACACAGCAGCTGCTGGCGGGCAGCGACGAGGCGCTGGCCCGCTGGAGCGGGCTCCTGAAGGAGGCGTGGGAGGGGTACGGGCAGCTCCTGGTGGACGTGGTGCCGCAGCTGGAGCTCGTCGCGGGCAGGCAGCCGCCGATGCAGGAGCTGCCTCCGGCCCAGGCCCAGCACCGCTTCAACACCGTCTTCCGCAAGTCCCTGGGTGTCTTCGCGACCCCGGAGCACCCGCTCGTCATCTTCCTGGATGATCTGCAGTGGGCGGATCTGGCCAGCCTGCAGCTCATCCAGCACCTGCTCACCCACCCGGAGACGCCGCCGGTGCTGTGGATCGGCGCCTACCGCGACAACGAGGTGGACGCCGCCCACCCGCTGCGGCAGGTGCTGACGGAGCTGCGCAAGGCGGGTGTGCGGACCACGGAGGTCCAGCTGGAGCCGCTGAGCCTCGAGGAGGTGCGGCAGCTGGTCGCCGATACGCTCCCCGGAGCGGGGCCGGAGCTCGTCGGGCCCCTGGCGGTCGTCGTCCGGGCCAAGACGGGGGGCAACCCCTTCTTCCTGCTGCAGCTCCTTCAGACGCTCAACCAGGACGGGCTCCTGGTGCGCACCCCCGAGGGCTCCTGGCGCTGGGATGCCGAGGGCATCCAGGCCCGGGGCTACTCCGACAACGTCGTCGACTTCATGGTGGGCAAGCTGCGGCAGTTCCCGCCGCGGACCCAGCACCTGCTGCGGCTGGCGGCCTGCGTGGGCAGCTCGTTCACGCGCTCCCTGCTGCACCTCATCTCCGATCTCGCGGAGGGCTCCGAGCTGGAGCAGGGCCTGGAGCCCGCGCTCCAGGAGGGCATGGTGGTGCGCGCCGGCCAGGACCACTACCGCTTCCTGCATGACCGCATCCAGCAGGCGGCCTACGCCCTCATCCCCGAGCCGGACCGCAAGGCCATCCACCTGCGCATCGGCCGGCTGCTGCTGGCGAGCATTCCTCCCGAGGCCCTGCCGGAGAAGCTCTTCGGCGTCGTGAGCCAGCTCAACGCGGGCGCGGAGCTGATCGACGCTCCCGCGGAGCGCCGCCGCCTGGCGCTCCTGAACGCGGACGCGGGCCGCAAGGCCAAGGTCTCCACCGCCTTCCGCTCGGCCAGCGCGTACTTCGCGACGGCCTTCCAGCTGCTCCCGGGCAGCCCCTGGGAGACGGAGCCCAAGCTGGCCTTCACGTTCCAGCTCGAGCAGGCGACCTGTGACTTGATGAGCGGCAACGCCGTCGAGGCCCGTCGCCGGGTGGAGGAGCTGCTGACCCGGGCCCGCACCCGCGTGGAGATGGGGGGCGTCTACCGCCTGAAGAGCATGCTGCTCATCGCCTCGGGCGAGATCGAGGCCGCCGCGGAGTGTCTGCTGGAGTGCCTGGCGCAGATGGGCATGTCCATGTCGCTGCGCCCCTCCTGGGAGGAGGTGAAGGCCGCCAACGACGAGCTGTGGGCCATGCTCGGGGATCGGCCCATCGAGAGCCTCGCCGACCTGCCGCGCATGGCGGATCCGGACATGGAGGTGCTGATGAGCGTCCTCAGCCTCCTGTTCCTGCCGGCGTACCTCACCGACCACCGGCTGCTCACCTTGCAGCTGTGCCGGATGCTCCTCATCCTCCTCCAGCATGGCAACACGGCGGCCGCCGCGCATGCGTACGCCTGGTACGGCGTGGTGACGGGGCCCATGTTCAAGCGGTACCGCGAGGGCTATGCCTTCGGCCGGCTGGCCCTCGAGCTCGTCGAGCGGCATGAGCTCGGCGCCCTGCGAGGGAAGATCCTCTACATCATGGAGGTCATCAGCACCTGGACGCAGCCGCTGCCCAGGACGCAGGACTCCATCCAGCGAGCGTTCCAGCACGCGCTCCAGGCGAGTGATCTCCAGATCGCCTGCTACTGCAGCTACCACGCCGTGACGTACCGCTTCGCGGTGGGACAGCCCCTGGAGGAGATCGCCCAGGAGGCGAGCGCGCGCCTGGCCTTCGTGCGGAAGATGGGCTTCATGGATGTGCAGTACATCCTCCTGCACACCCGGAGCTACGCGCAGGGCCTGCGCGGGCTCACGCGCGCGCTCGGCTCGCTGAGCTGGGAGGAGTTCGACGAGACGTCCTTCGAGCAGCAGCTGGTGCCCGGGCGGATGACGACCGCGCAGTGCTGGTACTGGAGCTTCAAGATGCAGGCGCGCTACATGGCCGGCGCCTTCATCGAGGCGCTCGAGGCGGGGGACAAGGCGGTCGCGCTCGCGTGGTCCTCGCTCGGCCAGATCCAGCTGTTGGATCTGCACCTCTTCCATGCGCTGACCGTGGCGGCCTGCTTCGGCACGCTCACCTCCGAGGAGCGGGCGAAGCGCCTCGAGGAGCTGCGGCGGCACCAGCAGCAGCTGGGAGAGTGGGCCCGCTTCTCTCCCTCGACCTTCCTCGCGCCCGAGCGAATGGTCCGCGCGGAGCTGGCCCGCATCACCGGCCGGCACGAGGAGGCGGTCCAGGCCTACGAGGAGGCGCTCGAGGCCGCCACCGAGCACGACTTCATCCAGTACGTGGCCCTGGCCAGCGAGCTCGCCGCCCGGTACTGGCGCGAGCGGCGCGTGCGGACGATCGCGGACACCTACGCCAGGAGGGCTCGGGAGGCGTACCTGCAGTGGGGCGCCACCGCCAAGGTCAAGCACCTGGACGCGCAGTGGCCGCAGCTGGCCACCGCGGCCAATCGCGTCGATCGCGACTCCCTCGAGGCGGACCCGGAGCTGTTCAACGTGGTCAGCCTCGTCAAGGCCCAGCAGCTCGTCTCGGGCGAGCTCGTGCTGGAGCGGCTGGCGACCACGCTGCTGCTGGTCGCCATCGACAACGCTGGCGCCCAGGACGGAGCCCTGCTGCTCCCGCGCGGGGGGAAGTATTCGGTGGTGGCGGTCTCGGGCAGCCCGGCCGAGGGCCTCTCCGTGGGCATGGACGAGTCCCAGCTGCCGGCCTCGCTCCTCTCCTATATCCGGCGCACGCGCGAGCACGTGCTCATCGGCGACACCTCGCAGCCCCATCCCTTCTCGGCGGATCCCTGGTTCCAGCGCGCCAGGGCTCGCTCCGTGCTGTGCCTGCCGCTGGTCCGCCAGGAGGAGCTGCTCGGCGTGCTGTACCTGGAGAACCGTCTCCACGCCAACGCCTTCACTGCCGCGCGCCTGTCGCTGCTGAGGCCGCTGGCCTCGCAGGCGGCGATCTCTCTCGAGAACGCCCGGCTCTACTCCGAGCTCCAGCGCACGGAGGGCGCGCTGCGCCAGGCCAACGACGAGCTGGAGCAGCGCGTGGAGGAGCGCACCCGGGAGCTCAAGCAGGCCCAGGCGCGGCTGATGGAGACGGCGCGCGCGGCGGGCATGGCCGAGGTGGCCGCCAACGTGCTCCACAACGTCGGCAACGTGCTCACCAGCGCGGTGATCAACCTCCAGACGATGCGCAAGACGGTGGACTCCTCGCGCGCGAACCGGCTCAAGCAGGTGGTGGCCCTGCTCGAGGAGCAGAAGGGCGACCTGTCCGGCTTCTTCGCGAAGGATCCTCGCGGGGGCCGGCTGCCGAGCTACCTCGCCGCCCTGTCCGAGGAGCTCCAGCGCGATCAGTCCTCGCTCCGCGAGGACATGGAGGCCATGGACAAGCACCTCGAGCACATCCGCGCCATCGTCCGGGTCCAGCAGAGCCATCACCGCGATCCCTTCGTCATCGAGGAGTGCGATCTGGCCCAGCTCATCGCGGACGCCCTGAGCATCCAGCTGCCGACCCTGCGGCGACATGACGTCACCGTCACGCAGGAGCTGGCCTCGCTGCCTCCGGTGACCCTGGAGAAGCACAAGGTGCTGCAGATCCTCATCAACCTCTTCAGCAACGCCAAGAACGCCATGAGCTCGGTGTCCGCGGGGGAGCGCAGGCTGCACGTGCGGCTCGAGTCGGTAGGGAACAAGGCGCGCATCCAGGTGGTGGACAACGGCGTCGGCATCTCGCCGGAGATCCGCTCCCGGCTCTTCTCCCAGGGCTTCACGACGCGCGAGGGCGGCCATGGCCTGGGGCTGCACTCCAGCGCGCTGGCGGCGCGGATGCTGGGTGGCATCCTCACGCTGGACAGCGAGGGCCCCGGCAAGGGCGCCACCGCCACCTTGGAGCTCCCTCTCGAGTAGACGCCGCGAGGCAGGAGCCGCGCTGTACGTGTCGGTGCCTTCACTCGTGGTGGTTGCCGCGGCGCATTCTGACTTCGAGCGCTCGCGCGGCTCGACCGTCCGCGAGCCCGATCGGTAACATCTCCGCCCTGGCTCATCCTGGGAGGGTCTCGTGAAGGTCGATCAGAAGGCCTGGACCCTGGAGGACGGCTGGCGCGACACGGCGCGAGGCGGCGCCGGAGCGGGTGCGCGGCTGGTGCTGCTGTTCGGCGCGCGCGCGCGGCTGCTGGAGGCCGAGCCCTTGCGGCAGCTTCGCTCCTGGTACCCCGAGGCCCTCATCGTGGGCTGCTCCACCGCGGGGGAGATCTGCGGCACCGTGGTGCGGGACGACTCCCTGGTCGCCACGGCGGTGGCGTTCGAGCACACCCGCCTCCAGCTGGTCCGCTCCCACGTCGAGGTCATGGAGCAGAGCCGGGTCGCCGGTGAGTTCCTGGCCCGGTCGCTCCTCGCGCCGGGGCTGACCCACGTCCTGGTGCTCTCCGACGGGCTGAAGGTCAACGGCACCGAGCTGGTGCGCGGGCTGCGCGCGAGCCTGCCCGCCTCGGTGGGGGTGACTGGAGGGCTCGCCGGGGATGGCTATGACTTCGGGCGCACCGTGGTGTGCGGCAACGGCCCGCCCGCGGAAGGCCAGGTCTCGGCGGTCGGCTTCTACGGCGAGCGGCTGCGCATCGGCTACGGCTCGCTCGGCGGCTGGGATGCCTTTGGCCCGGAGCGCCTGATCACCCGCTCCCGGGACAACGTGCTCTACGAGCTGGATGGTCGCTCGGCGCTGGCCCTCTACAAGGAGTACCTGGGAGAGCACGCGGCCGGGCTCCCCGCCACGGCGCTGCGCTTCCCCCTGGCCCTGCGCGGCAAGCACGAGGGCTCGGTCATCGTGCGCACCATCCTCGGCATCGACGAGAAGGAGCAGAGCATGACCTTCGCGGGCGACATGCCGCAGGGCAGCTACGCCCGCCTGATGAAGGCCAGCTTCGAGCGCCTCATCGACGGCGCCGCCGACGCGGCCCGGGCCGGGCTCGAGCGGCTGGGCCGCTTCCAGCCCGAGCTGGCGGTGCTGATCAGCTGCGTGGGGCGCAAGATGGTGTTCAAGCAGCGCGTCGAGGAGGAGGTGGAGCGCGTGCGA
Protein-coding regions in this window:
- the gspD gene encoding type II secretion system secretin GspD, giving the protein MKTLSPWSLLLCLALASSPALAQRRPPPAGTPAQGDRQINPQPAPGVVASGEGAPKAEGRTTPTCEEARRRARYGIYFDKVDIEKLVQTVSDATCKTFILPENVRGKISIIGPENGRVEVDADSFYAAFLAALDSNGLAVYPHGRFLKIVDKRSAKQNPIPTIVDGETPYTTNEQMVTKLFKIRYVEVEPLRGVLQQLVSKDGDTIPYPPDTVIVNDVGSNMHRLERIINQLDTRASSDELRVIQVQFATAQEVASTVQKLFEAKSRPGQRTGGFVPSVSPGAPPGEVAAAGGQDSGGAVTLSQIIPDERTNKLIIVASPAAFERIQQIVREVDVPTESGGRINVYPLENADAEELASTLQSLAQGTANRPRTPTPQPPPGGGIRNPTVAAELFSGEVKISADKSTNALVIVASQSDFKNIVRVIEQLDIPRRQVFVEAVIMEVNLDRNSEFGINFHSGYKLNTDQGAVPGLFGTKYTSQGLPPSFSLANLASFGGFLAGLQGPVIPELQKLGIDIPAFGVVLHALQQSSDVNVLSTPHILTSDNEEAEITVGQNVPFQAGFSPSSLGGLGGLGTGTTGTTGTNSLLGSLGGLGSLFAPITRQNVELKLTVKPQINESDFIRLVITEQTEEIASSDPVLGPTTSKRSAKTTVVAKDQETVVIGGIMQDRTIESVAKVPVLGDVPLLGHLFRQTTRKKTKTNLLLFLTPYIIKDQSDFRAIFERKMRERQQFVEEFYGQVPGYDVAVDFSRKPGPLSRMNQSMLREQQRVENGGPGSPGERVIKPSGQGSTRPVAPSPGGQAPADAPGGAATETAPSAPPAGDAPAVETGTEVREVPPPPQGSEGSVPPPESPERLRIQPDTAGEGMRTP
- the gspC gene encoding type II secretion system protein GspC; translation: MELFFRKYFWTVNLVFILLVAWMVARTANLFVESKIAPEASTEPAARTPQRVKEAERLASLELEALSRLTGIKIPEPEPVVQEPTAATPTYDDNAEPVKSGLRVKLLGTLVASDKNWSFASVQDMVTQRSQTYMVGDRIQGAEVTDIQRERVIVINNSRKEFIDGQPGDGSTPAPAFTPPPVAAATPAPNSGLGTGIRATSENEYEVPRGEIDKTLANLNEVAMQARIVPAFKDGQAQGFKLFSIRPDSIYSKIGVQNGDVIRRINGFDLNSPEKALEVYSKLKESSRIEIEIERNGTPIRKTYNVR
- a CDS encoding sigma-54-dependent transcriptional regulator, giving the protein MTTATVLVVDDDRANLDSVARIFQREGLATLSASNGTEALDLLRKPEVSVMVTDLMMPGMDGQELLKAARAIRPDVEVVLMTAYATVETAVAAMKDGAYDFITKPLKRHSLVKAVQKALEKQALVAENKSLKAKLAEIGASGGKAMVGQSPAFRAMMDTLRQAAPSTATVLLIGESGTGKELAARALHEHSTRAKGPFIAVNCAALPESILEAELFGVERGAYTGAVARREGRFERAHGGTLFLDEVGEMPLSAQVKLLRVLQEGEIERLGGTQTVKVDVRLVAATNKDLQKEVAEGRFREDLYYRLNVVEIRVPALASRREDIPLLADAFLRRFAAKNSKSLRGFSEEALRILENYAWPGNVRELEHAVERAVVLARGEVLEASDLPESVRKGPLGSAGQLIIPIGTPMEEVERRVIHETLRHTKGDKTLAARLLGIAARTIYRKLEREASGLPSEREPDAPEEREPPSQDE
- a CDS encoding trifunctional serine/threonine-protein kinase/ATP-binding protein/sensor histidine kinase, with translation MLTLPGYTLRGAVRATGTHLLCYGVRERDGASVMLKTPTSVSPAPREAERYRREFRILQRLRDVRGVARVVGYEQIQDRPVLLMEPVEGVPLSELTGRPLAVAQALDVAVSLASTLAALHRRGVIHKDIKPAHILVTPSGETCLIDFGIATFQLVEHVEAAPAPHIEGTLAYMSPEQTGRMNRSVDYRTDLYSLGVTLYELLAGSLPFQASDALEWFHAHMARVPPPLSERVPGLPPILSAIVSKLLAKVAEERYQSAEGLKADLDRCQESVRRGVHEDFAIGGHDFPNRFQLPQRLYGRDTHAALLLQSFERVARAGKPELVLVRGYSGIGKSAVVNELHKPVVRQRGFFLSGKFDQLQRNIPYATLAQALRGLTQQLLAGSDEALARWSGLLKEAWEGYGQLLVDVVPQLELVAGRQPPMQELPPAQAQHRFNTVFRKSLGVFATPEHPLVIFLDDLQWADLASLQLIQHLLTHPETPPVLWIGAYRDNEVDAAHPLRQVLTELRKAGVRTTEVQLEPLSLEEVRQLVADTLPGAGPELVGPLAVVVRAKTGGNPFFLLQLLQTLNQDGLLVRTPEGSWRWDAEGIQARGYSDNVVDFMVGKLRQFPPRTQHLLRLAACVGSSFTRSLLHLISDLAEGSELEQGLEPALQEGMVVRAGQDHYRFLHDRIQQAAYALIPEPDRKAIHLRIGRLLLASIPPEALPEKLFGVVSQLNAGAELIDAPAERRRLALLNADAGRKAKVSTAFRSASAYFATAFQLLPGSPWETEPKLAFTFQLEQATCDLMSGNAVEARRRVEELLTRARTRVEMGGVYRLKSMLLIASGEIEAAAECLLECLAQMGMSMSLRPSWEEVKAANDELWAMLGDRPIESLADLPRMADPDMEVLMSVLSLLFLPAYLTDHRLLTLQLCRMLLILLQHGNTAAAAHAYAWYGVVTGPMFKRYREGYAFGRLALELVERHELGALRGKILYIMEVISTWTQPLPRTQDSIQRAFQHALQASDLQIACYCSYHAVTYRFAVGQPLEEIAQEASARLAFVRKMGFMDVQYILLHTRSYAQGLRGLTRALGSLSWEEFDETSFEQQLVPGRMTTAQCWYWSFKMQARYMAGAFIEALEAGDKAVALAWSSLGQIQLLDLHLFHALTVAACFGTLTSEERAKRLEELRRHQQQLGEWARFSPSTFLAPERMVRAELARITGRHEEAVQAYEEALEAATEHDFIQYVALASELAARYWRERRVRTIADTYARRAREAYLQWGATAKVKHLDAQWPQLATAANRVDRDSLEADPELFNVVSLVKAQQLVSGELVLERLATTLLLVAIDNAGAQDGALLLPRGGKYSVVAVSGSPAEGLSVGMDESQLPASLLSYIRRTREHVLIGDTSQPHPFSADPWFQRARARSVLCLPLVRQEELLGVLYLENRLHANAFTAARLSLLRPLASQAAISLENARLYSELQRTEGALRQANDELEQRVEERTRELKQAQARLMETARAAGMAEVAANVLHNVGNVLTSAVINLQTMRKTVDSSRANRLKQVVALLEEQKGDLSGFFAKDPRGGRLPSYLAALSEELQRDQSSLREDMEAMDKHLEHIRAIVRVQQSHHRDPFVIEECDLAQLIADALSIQLPTLRRHDVTVTQELASLPPVTLEKHKVLQILINLFSNAKNAMSSVSAGERRLHVRLESVGNKARIQVVDNGVGISPEIRSRLFSQGFTTREGGHGLGLHSSALAARMLGGILTLDSEGPGKGATATLELPLE
- a CDS encoding FIST signal transduction protein, whose product is MKVDQKAWTLEDGWRDTARGGAGAGARLVLLFGARARLLEAEPLRQLRSWYPEALIVGCSTAGEICGTVVRDDSLVATAVAFEHTRLQLVRSHVEVMEQSRVAGEFLARSLLAPGLTHVLVLSDGLKVNGTELVRGLRASLPASVGVTGGLAGDGYDFGRTVVCGNGPPAEGQVSAVGFYGERLRIGYGSLGGWDAFGPERLITRSRDNVLYELDGRSALALYKEYLGEHAAGLPATALRFPLALRGKHEGSVIVRTILGIDEKEQSMTFAGDMPQGSYARLMKASFERLIDGAADAARAGLERLGRFQPELAVLISCVGRKMVFKQRVEEEVERVREVLGPHPALAGFYSYGEISPHGVVTSCELHNQTMTLTVFSES